A genomic region of Antennarius striatus isolate MH-2024 chromosome 2, ASM4005453v1, whole genome shotgun sequence contains the following coding sequences:
- the pdyn gene encoding proenkephalin-B, with translation MEWYVLLLVLSLPPSIRTDCSPQCQKCLQQILKPGIAFSRLSCSVDCEGQLKSCAQTPGLDLNEDETVDEDSQQAGISKRYGGFIQRINKNKDKMFTSPWHENYVLRVAALPTKYKDLLKSQQERGTDEQENKDDALGDQMFHSFDKRYGGFLRKFGIKSRRSGSMEHEDHDQQLQKRYGGFMRRIRPKLNNLKWDKRYGGFLRRQFKISVRSVEEPYYSFDDLGPQANRA, from the exons ATGGAGTGGTATGTCCTGTTGCTGGTACTGAGTTTACCACCCTCCATCCGCACAGATTGTTCTCCACAATGTCAGAAATGCCTGCAGCAGATCCTTAAACCTGGCATCGCTTTCAGCAGGCTG TCGTGCAGTGTCGATTGTGAAGGGCAGTTGAAGAGCTGCGCTCAAACTCCGGGGCTGGATTTAAACGAAGATGAGACTGTGGACGAGGACAGTCAGCAGGCAGGTATAAGCAAACGATACGGTGGCTTCATTCagagaataaacaaaaacaaagacaaaatgttcacctCTCCATGGCACGAAAATTACGTTCTGAGGGTTGCAGCGCTGCCTACGAAATATAAGGACTTACTGAAGAGTCAACAGGAAAGAGGAACAGACGAACAGGAGAACAAAGATGATGCTCTTGGAGATCAGATGTTTCACAGCTTTGATAAACGTTACGGCGGCTTTTTACGTAAATTCGGCATCAAATCAAGGAGAAGTGGTTCAATGGAACATGAGGACCACGATCAACAGCTACAGAAACGCTACGGAGGCTTCATGAGGAGAATCCGACCAAAGTTGAACAATCTGAAGTGGGACAAAAGATATGGAGGTTTTCTGCGCCGTCAATTTAAAATCTCTGTGCGCTCCGTCGAAGAACCATACTACTCTTTTGATGACCTCGGCCCTCAAGCGAACCGTGCTTAA